In the genome of Coriobacteriia bacterium, the window CCTCGGCGCGTTCGAGCTCGGCGAGGATGCGCTCGGTGTTTTGGACGAGCAGCAGGCCCGCATCGGTGAGGCGAACGCCACGCCCGCGCCGCTCGAGGAGCGGAGTGCCAGCCTCCCGCTCGAGCACAGCCATCTGTTGAGAGACGGCGGACGGCGTCATGAACAGCGCTTCGGCCGCCGCGGCGATGGTTCCGCGCGACGCGACCTCACGCAGCATGCGGAGTCGGTTGACGTTCAACATGTAGTACAGCTTACGTTATACGTAAGACACCGACAATTGTTCTTCACCATCATGGGGCCGAAGATACAGATAGAAGGAACGCGACCACAAGAACGGTCGC includes:
- a CDS encoding LysR family transcriptional regulator, translating into MLNVNRLRMLREVASRGTIAAAAEALFMTPSAVSQQMAVLEREAGTPLLERRGRGVRLTDAGLLLVQNTERILAELERAE